Proteins encoded together in one Lathyrus oleraceus cultivar Zhongwan6 chromosome 5, CAAS_Psat_ZW6_1.0, whole genome shotgun sequence window:
- the LOC127079790 gene encoding uncharacterized protein LOC127079790, translating into MKYIGYSKISGIWFNLESQPHVSASYAEPPVSDYGFEEEAREYLNSVHIDDDPVDKYSLPEQQQQLQEDLETEVVVEKTPTREAYPPVPNVAHTIRETPVTLMEESFEEPAKKTYASILCVSKGQSVLHVALEHAPHHSFQSSPPSEFNHVTQPATQQAVVKPVYQQSSLVSAYTSESRADAAVDGYKFDHEEVTSVYVRNLPADITEAKDLYKHKNIRIQLILNKNSNRNLYWI; encoded by the coding sequence ATGAAATACATTGGGTATAGCAAAATAAGTGGAATTTGGTTTAATCTTGAATCACAACCACATGTTTCTGCTTCTTATGCTGAACCACCAGTTTCGGACTATGGGTTTGAGGAAGAGGCAAGAGAATATCTCAACTCAGTTCATATAGATGATGATCCAGTGGACAAGTATAGTCTTCCTGAGCAGCAACAACAACTACAAGAAGATCTTGAGACTGAAGTTGTGGTTGAGAAAACTCCTACACGGGAGGCATATCCACCGGTGCCTAATGTTGCTCATACTATCCGTGAAACCCCTGTCACTCTTATGGAAGAGTCTTTTGAGGAGCCTGCTAAGAAAACTTATGCATCTATTTTATGTGTCTCCAAAGGCCAATCAGTGTTGCACGTTGCACTCGAACATGCCCCACATCATTCTTTTCAAAGTTCTCCTCCTTCAGAGTTTAATCATGTGACACAGCCTGCTACTCAGCAGGCTGTGGTGAAGCCTGTTTATCAGCAGTCAAGCTTAGTATCTGCATATACTTCAGAGTCAAGGGCCGATGCAGCAGTGGATGGCTACAAATTTGACCATGAAGAAGTAACATCTGTCTATGTGAGAAACCTGCCTGCTGATATTACCGAAGCTAAAGACCTGTATAAGCATAAAAACATCCGAATTCAATTAATACTCAACAAAAACTCTAATAGAAATTTATATTGGATCTAA